In the Oncorhynchus masou masou isolate Uvic2021 unplaced genomic scaffold, UVic_Omas_1.1 unplaced_scaffold_1322, whole genome shotgun sequence genome, one interval contains:
- the LOC135530317 gene encoding gastrula zinc finger protein XlCGF17.1-like has product MMMMMMMMMMMMMMMMMMMMMMIGTEDRKIAGERPDSHSDSSKSASGEPDPETPKPVRRLDCSQCNKSFKLSRYLKIHQRTHTRERPFLCSQCGKSFTQLWSLNKHNRIHTGEKPYRCSHCGNNFRSSDKLKEHERTHTGERPYHCSLCGKSFTQLGSLKEHERKHSGEKSFQCSQCGKRFLRSQQLKSHERIHTGEKPYHCSQCEKSFTQLGSLNKHNRIHTGEKPYPCAYCPKRFAGSQDLKSHERTHTGEKPYHCSQCEKSFTQSGSLNKHNRIHTGEKPYPCAHCGKRFSRSQDLKSHERTHTGEKPYPCAHCRKRFSQSHDLKSHERTHTGEIPYHCSLCGNDFFHLGSLRKHKKRKHSGDVCTYVPIA; this is encoded by the coding sequence gagagagaccagactctcaCTCTGACAGCAGTAAGAGTGCTTCAGGGGAACCAGACCCAGAGACTCCGAAACCAGTGAGACGACTCGACTGCTCCCAGTGTAATAAGAGTTTTAAGTTGTCACGGTACCTAAAAATACATCAGAGGACACACACAAGGGAGAGACCTTTTctctgctcccagtgtggaaagagttttacccagtTATGGAGCCTGAACAAACATaatagaatacacacaggagaaaagccttaccgcTGTTCCCATTGTGGAAATAATTTTAGGTCGTCAGATAAGCTGAAGGAGcacgagaggacacacacaggggagagaccATACCACTGCTCcttgtgtggaaagagttttacccagtTAGGAAGCCTGAAAGAGCATGAAAGGAAACACTCAGGAGAAAAGtctttccaatgttcccagtgtggaaagagatttTTACGATCACAGCAACTAAAATCACACGAgaggatacacacaggagagaaaccataccactgctcccagtgtgaaaAGAGTTTTACCCAGTTAGGGAGCCTGAACAAACATaatagaatacacacaggagaaaagccttatcCCTGTGCCTATTGTCCAAAGAGATTTGCAGGATCACAGGATCTAAAATCACACGAGAGGACACACACGGGGGAGAAAccataccactgctcccagtgtgaaaAGAGTTTTACGCAGTCAGGGAGCCTGAACAAACATaatagaatacacacaggagaaaagccttaccccTGTGCCCATTGTGGAAAGAGATTTTCACGATCACAGGACCTAAAAtcacatgagaggacacacacaggagaaaagccttaccccTGTGCCCATTGTAGAAAGAGATTTTCACAATCACATGACCTAAAATCACATGagcgaacacacacaggagagatacCTTACCATTGCTCCCTGTGTGGAAATGACTTTTTCCATTTAGGTAGTCTGCGCAAACATAAGAAGAGAAAACACTCTGGCGATGTGTGTACCTATGTTCCCATTGCATAA